The following are from one region of the Trichoplusia ni isolate ovarian cell line Hi5 chromosome 1, tn1, whole genome shotgun sequence genome:
- the LOC113495363 gene encoding glutamyl-tRNA(Gln) amidotransferase subunit B, mitochondrial → MKLIKICRPLNYKCMTTLARRLSHSTEKQWESVVGLEVHAQLNTKSKLFSGAQNTFGGLVNNCVALFDAAIPGTLPVLNRKCVELGIMTALALSCKINEVSSFDRKHYFYADLPAGYQITQQRAPLATDGILSFQVYTPGIHKAPYRKSSKIKQIQLEQDSGKSLHDAELRRSLIDLNRAGAPLMELVFEPDLEDGEEAAALVKELVLIVQRLGSCTGRMEEGALRVDANVSLREPGAPLSTRTEIKNIGSVRGVAGAIRHEIERQRAILNDGGEIINETRAWDATSRVTIPMRDKEVVQDYRYMPEPNLPPLRVNLTSKEDHNDVLSVPLIKEKIPELPEESRRKLIENFNLRPETAIQLVNEPILLNYFHDLMSNKRRNPAKVANFLINDLLTVLNRKKLDTVNSPITIKQLQELTDLLLNRDINLEISRTVLEELIVLADMSLSPLQVIEEKGWKLTSNEEEVTNVCMAVIAENPKMVQQYKNGKTKVFKALLGKLYKESNNKIDMSIASKIMEGLLKK, encoded by the exons ATGAAACTAATCAAAATATGCCGTCCATTAAATTACAAGTGTATGACCACATTGGCACGCCGCCTTTCTCACAGTACGGAAAAGCAGTGGGAAAGTGTAGTTGGTCTTGAAGTTCACGCTCAgctaaatacaaaatcaaaactattttcgGGTGCTCAGAATACTTTTGGTGGTTTAGTGAATAACTGTGTAGCTTTATTCGACGCTGCTATCCCTGGTACGCTGCCAGTGCTAAACAGAAAATGCGTGGAATTGGGTATAATGACCGCATTAGCGCTGTCATGTAAAATCAACGAAGTGTCGAGTTTTGacagaaaacattatttttacgcTGATCTACCAGCTGGGTATCAAATCACGCAGCAAAGAGCTCCACTAGCCACGGACGGTATCTTAAGTTTTCAG GTATATACTCCGGGAATCCACAAAGCACCTTACAGAAAAAGTTCAAAGATCAAGCAAATTCAACTGGAACAAGACAGCGGCAAGTCACTTCACGATGCAGAACTTCGACGCAGTCTCATTGACCTCAATAGAGCGGGGGCTCCACTCATGGAACTTGTGTTTGAGCCGGACTTAGAG gATGGCGAGGAAGCAGCGGCGCTCGTTAAGGAGTTGGTGTTGATTGTGCAGCGGCTTGGTTCATGTACCGGCCGTATGGAAGAGGGGGCTCTCAGGGTCGACGCCAACGTCTCCCTGAGGGAACCTGGCGCACCACTGTCTACTCGTACTGAG ATTAAAAACATAGGCTCAGTGCGGGGTGTGGCGGGTGCGATTCGACACGAGATCGAACGCCAGCGCGCCATACTCAACGACGGAGGGGAGATCATCAACGAGACGAGAGCCTGGGACGCGACCTCCAGAGTCACCATACCTATGAGGGACAAGGAGGTCGTACAGGATTACAG ATACATGCCGGAACCAAACCTGCCACCGCTGCGCGTAAACTTAACATCCAAGGAAGACCACAATGACGTACTCAGCGTACCTCTTATCAAGGAAAAGATACCCGAGCTTCCAGAAGAATCAAGAAGGAAGCTCATAGAAAACTTTAATCTGCGCCCCGAAACCGCTATCCAATTAGTCAACGAGCCCATCTTGCTTAACTACTTCCATGACCTAATGTCAAATAAACGCAGAAATCCAGCAAAGGTTGCGAATTTCTTGATCAATGATCTACTAACTGTACTTAATAGGAAGAAATTAGACACCGTTAACTCACCCATTACAATTAAGCAACTACAAGAACTGACTGATCTGCTATTGAATAGAGACATTAACTTAGAAATTTCTAGGACTGTTTTAGAAGAACTGATTGTTTTAGCTGACATGAGTTTGTCCCCACTACAAGTAATAGAAGAAAAAGGTTGGAAATTAACAAGTAATGAAGAAGAAGTAACGAATGTATGCATGGCTGTCATAGCCGAGAATCCAAAGATGGtacaacaatacaaaaatgGAAAAACTAAAGTATTCAAAGCACTTTTGGGAAAATTGTATAAGGAATCCAATAATAAGATTGATATGTCTATAGCGTCTAAGATAATGGAAGGGTTATTAAAAAAgtga